A window from Erythrobacter sp. YJ-T3-07 encodes these proteins:
- a CDS encoding crotonase/enoyl-CoA hydratase family protein, with translation MSDDILTEVKDGVLVITINRPDAKNAMNKTGAEGIAAALDRLDAEDDLRVAILTGAGGTFCSGMDLKGFLRGESPIVEGRGFGGLTQKSPAKPIIAAVEGYALAGGLELMISCDMVVAHSGAKFGIPEVKRGLIAAAGGLMKLPDQIPPKVAMELALTGDFIDAPRAYELGLVNRVTDGSVMDGAMELAKAIAANGPLAVKVSKQVIEESRGWSLESRWDEQGKLMPQVFMSEDAREGAAAFAEKRAPNWKGK, from the coding sequence ATGAGCGACGATATTCTGACCGAGGTGAAGGACGGCGTTCTCGTCATCACCATCAACCGCCCGGACGCGAAGAACGCGATGAACAAGACCGGCGCGGAAGGCATCGCCGCCGCGCTCGACCGGCTCGATGCCGAAGACGATCTGCGCGTCGCGATCCTGACCGGGGCGGGCGGCACCTTCTGTTCCGGCATGGACCTAAAGGGCTTCCTGCGCGGCGAGAGCCCGATCGTCGAAGGGCGCGGCTTCGGTGGACTGACGCAGAAGAGCCCGGCCAAGCCGATCATCGCTGCCGTCGAAGGCTATGCGCTGGCAGGCGGGCTCGAACTGATGATCTCGTGCGACATGGTGGTCGCCCATAGCGGGGCGAAATTCGGCATTCCCGAGGTCAAGCGCGGCCTCATCGCGGCGGCTGGCGGCCTGATGAAACTGCCCGACCAGATCCCGCCCAAGGTCGCGATGGAGCTGGCGCTGACCGGCGATTTCATCGACGCGCCGCGCGCCTACGAGCTGGGGCTGGTCAACCGGGTGACCGATGGCAGCGTCATGGACGGGGCGATGGAGCTGGCAAAGGCGATCGCCGCCAACGGCCCGCTCGCGGTGAAAGTCTCCAAGCAAGTGATCGAGGAATCGCGCGGCTGGAGCCTAGAATCGCGGTGGGACGAGCAGGGTAAGCTGATGCCGCAGGTGTTCATGAGCGAGGACGCGCGCGAAGGCGCGGCGGCCTTCGCCGAAAAACGCGCGCCCAACTGGAAGGGCAAGTAA
- a CDS encoding PepSY domain-containing protein → MSRGAIRFWYVVHKWSSLIPTLFLLMLCVTGLPLIFHDEIDAALGEDYDSTLAGAPSAEGGLPLDTMLAKALAERPGQVPLFMAFSQDSPLLTVTTGPSPDAPGDRMTLLFFDRATGESLGPAPSGGVMETILQLHTDMLLGLPGMLLLGVMGISFVIALVSGTVLYAPFMRKLGFATLRLEKSKRVARLDQHNMLGIVTLAWTLVIGLTGAINAFADPLTDNWRDTQVAQMTQAYEGAAPLDPADYGSLDAAMASARETLPGRNPQFIGFPGGGWSSAHHYAIFFQGDRPLTQYLLTPALVDARTAAVTDVARMPAINQALMMSKPLHFGDYAGLPLKIVWALLTLATIWVLWTGVLLWFRRRPGAIDRRIAEIRSGGTTRAPA, encoded by the coding sequence ATGTCGCGCGGCGCAATCCGATTCTGGTACGTGGTTCACAAGTGGAGCAGCCTGATCCCCACGCTGTTCCTGCTGATGCTGTGCGTCACCGGGCTGCCGCTGATCTTCCATGACGAGATCGATGCCGCGCTGGGGGAAGATTACGACAGCACGCTCGCCGGTGCGCCCTCGGCCGAAGGCGGCCTGCCGCTCGACACCATGCTCGCCAAGGCGCTGGCGGAGCGGCCGGGCCAAGTGCCGCTGTTCATGGCGTTCAGCCAGGACAGCCCGCTGCTGACCGTCACCACCGGCCCCTCGCCCGATGCACCCGGCGACAGGATGACGCTGCTGTTCTTCGACCGCGCGACCGGCGAATCGCTCGGCCCGGCACCTTCTGGCGGGGTGATGGAGACGATCCTGCAGCTGCATACGGACATGCTGCTGGGCCTGCCGGGGATGCTGTTACTCGGCGTGATGGGCATCAGCTTCGTGATCGCGCTGGTCTCGGGCACGGTCCTCTACGCGCCCTTCATGCGCAAACTGGGCTTCGCGACCCTGCGGCTGGAGAAGTCGAAGCGCGTCGCCCGGCTCGACCAGCACAACATGCTCGGCATCGTGACCCTCGCCTGGACGCTGGTCATCGGGCTGACCGGTGCGATCAACGCCTTCGCCGATCCGCTGACCGATAACTGGCGCGACACGCAGGTGGCGCAGATGACGCAGGCCTACGAAGGCGCGGCGCCACTCGATCCGGCAGACTACGGATCGCTCGATGCGGCCATGGCCTCGGCACGCGAGACCCTGCCCGGGCGCAATCCCCAGTTCATCGGCTTTCCCGGCGGCGGGTGGAGTAGCGCGCATCACTACGCGATCTTCTTCCAGGGCGACCGTCCGCTCACGCAATATCTGCTGACCCCCGCGCTGGTCGACGCGCGCACCGCTGCGGTGACCGACGTGGCGCGGATGCCTGCGATCAACCAGGCGCTGATGATGTCCAAGCCGCTCCACTTCGGCGACTACGCGGGTCTGCCGCTCAAGATCGTCTGGGCGCTGCTGACGCTGGCGACGATCTGGGTGCTGTGGACCGGCGTGCTGCTGTGGTTCAGGCGGCGGCCCGGTGCGATCGACCGGCGAATCGCGGAGATCCGCAGCGGCGGCACGACGAGGGCACCGGCATGA
- a CDS encoding DUF3667 domain-containing protein, with the protein MSDFPEAIGTASEGGLFARAISRESGGSAHHAKGHFAETACLNCGTELVGPHCHTCGQQAHLHRTLSAVGHDLVHGVLHLDGKLWHTLPLLAWRPGDLTRRYIAGERASFVSPMAMFLFTVFLMFAVFQAIGFTTPADFGGANMGKIGDDLGHVREELVEDRSERRGDLAQAQAGETDATTIAEIEADIAELDQEIAGIDRGRKLILGDGKEAARGGYTVTGDTDVALFKKLNEKWRKHPELMLYKLQANSYKFSWLLIPISLPFVWLLFAWRREFKAYDHAVFVTYSLAFMSLLFIALSMLGKIGIPFGWLAAAGTFGPLLHIYRQLRGTYEISRFGAAWRTIVMSWMIVFIISIFLYILVVLGAF; encoded by the coding sequence ATGAGCGATTTTCCCGAGGCAATTGGTACGGCGAGCGAGGGAGGCCTGTTCGCGCGCGCGATTTCGCGTGAGAGTGGCGGGAGCGCTCATCATGCGAAGGGGCACTTCGCCGAAACCGCCTGCCTCAATTGCGGGACAGAACTGGTCGGCCCGCACTGCCACACCTGCGGCCAGCAAGCGCACCTCCACCGCACCCTGTCCGCCGTGGGTCATGATCTGGTCCACGGCGTGCTCCATCTCGACGGCAAGCTTTGGCACACGCTGCCCCTGCTCGCGTGGCGGCCGGGCGATCTCACCCGCCGCTATATCGCGGGCGAGCGGGCGTCTTTCGTCTCGCCGATGGCGATGTTCCTGTTCACCGTCTTCCTGATGTTTGCGGTGTTCCAGGCGATCGGCTTCACCACGCCCGCCGATTTCGGGGGCGCGAACATGGGCAAGATCGGCGACGACCTTGGCCATGTGCGCGAAGAGCTGGTCGAGGACCGGAGCGAACGGCGCGGAGACCTCGCCCAGGCACAGGCAGGCGAGACAGACGCAACGACTATCGCGGAGATCGAGGCCGATATCGCCGAGCTCGACCAGGAAATCGCCGGCATCGACCGCGGTCGCAAATTGATCCTCGGCGACGGAAAGGAAGCGGCGCGCGGCGGCTACACTGTCACCGGCGATACGGATGTCGCGCTGTTCAAGAAGCTCAACGAAAAGTGGCGCAAGCACCCGGAGCTGATGCTCTACAAGCTGCAGGCCAACAGCTATAAATTCTCGTGGCTGCTGATCCCGATCTCGCTGCCCTTCGTATGGCTGCTGTTTGCGTGGAGGCGCGAGTTCAAGGCCTACGACCACGCGGTCTTCGTGACCTATTCGCTGGCCTTCATGTCGCTGCTGTTCATCGCGCTTTCGATGCTGGGCAAGATCGGCATTCCGTTCGGCTGGCTCGCGGCAGCGGGCACTTTCGGCCCGCTGCTCCACATCTACCGGCAGCTGCGCGGAACCTACGAGATCTCACGTTTCGGCGCGGCGTGGCGCACGATCGTAATGTCGTGGATGATCGTCTTCATCATCTCGATCTTCCTCTACATTCTCGTGGTGCTGGGCGCGTTCTGA
- the ftsH gene encoding ATP-dependent zinc metalloprotease FtsH — protein sequence MSEQNTPDGQGPGGPGSGGPNPWIRSLMIWGGVFLALLLAVSMFGGAAQNTGTTISYSDFRERVASGTVEEVQIADDRITGTLKNKETFNTVPVGNDSGLTKLLDDNGVTYSGTPKEQMSIFWVILIQSLPFLLILGIAFFALRQVQKNGGAGGAMGFGKSKAKMLTEKQGRVTFKDVAGIDEAREELEEIVEFLKDPQRFSKLGGTIPKGALLVGSPGTGKTLLARAIAGEAGVPFFTISGSDFVEMFVGVGASRVRDMFEQAKKNAPCILFIDEIDAVGRSRGHGLGNSNDEREQTLNQLLVEMDGFEANEGIIIIAATNRPDVLDPALLRPGRFDRQVVVPVPDIEGREKILDVHMKKVPLAPDVNPRTIARGTPGFSGADLANLVNEAALLAARRNKRLVAMQEFEDAKDKVMMGSERRSMVMTDDEKKMTAYHEAGHALVSLNEPASDPIHKATIIPRGRALGMVMRLPERDNYSYHRDKMHADLAVAMGGRVAEELIFGHDKVSSGASSDIQYATSLARNMVTKWGMSDKLGPLQYEEQQEGYLGMGQSARTMGSAETNKLIDAEIRALVEGAHKRATQILTDKEDQLHLLAQSMLEFETLTGEEINQLLQDGKLDRPDEPKGPTKPRSVGGSAVPKAGKRFGGEGGAAPQGA from the coding sequence ATGAGCGAACAGAACACGCCCGACGGGCAGGGGCCTGGCGGTCCGGGTAGCGGCGGTCCCAACCCGTGGATTCGCAGCCTGATGATCTGGGGTGGGGTCTTCCTCGCGCTGCTGCTTGCCGTGTCGATGTTCGGCGGTGCAGCCCAGAACACCGGCACCACGATCAGCTATTCCGACTTCCGCGAACGCGTGGCGAGCGGGACGGTCGAGGAAGTGCAGATCGCGGACGATCGCATCACCGGCACGCTCAAGAACAAGGAAACGTTCAACACCGTACCCGTGGGCAATGACAGCGGCCTGACCAAGCTGCTCGACGATAATGGCGTCACCTATTCGGGCACGCCCAAGGAGCAGATGAGCATCTTCTGGGTGATCCTGATCCAGTCGCTGCCGTTCCTGCTGATCCTGGGTATCGCGTTCTTCGCGCTGCGCCAGGTGCAGAAAAATGGCGGCGCGGGCGGCGCGATGGGCTTCGGCAAGTCCAAGGCCAAGATGCTGACCGAGAAGCAGGGCCGGGTGACGTTCAAGGATGTCGCCGGGATCGACGAGGCGCGCGAAGAGCTGGAAGAAATCGTCGAGTTTCTGAAGGACCCGCAGCGCTTCTCCAAGCTGGGCGGCACCATCCCCAAGGGCGCGCTGCTGGTCGGCTCGCCGGGTACCGGTAAAACTCTGCTGGCGCGCGCGATCGCGGGCGAGGCAGGCGTGCCGTTCTTCACCATTTCGGGCTCCGACTTCGTCGAGATGTTCGTGGGCGTGGGCGCAAGCCGCGTGCGCGACATGTTCGAACAGGCGAAGAAGAACGCGCCGTGCATCCTGTTCATCGACGAAATCGACGCCGTCGGCCGTTCGCGTGGCCATGGCCTCGGCAATTCGAACGACGAACGCGAGCAGACGCTCAACCAGCTGCTGGTCGAGATGGACGGGTTCGAAGCGAACGAAGGCATCATCATCATCGCGGCGACCAACCGCCCCGACGTGCTCGACCCTGCTCTGCTGCGTCCGGGCCGGTTCGACCGCCAGGTCGTGGTGCCCGTGCCCGATATCGAAGGGCGCGAGAAGATCCTCGACGTGCACATGAAGAAGGTGCCGCTGGCGCCGGACGTGAACCCGCGCACCATCGCGCGCGGCACGCCCGGCTTCTCCGGCGCGGACCTCGCCAACCTCGTCAACGAAGCTGCCCTGCTGGCCGCGCGCCGCAACAAGCGGCTGGTCGCGATGCAGGAATTCGAGGACGCGAAGGACAAGGTCATGATGGGCAGCGAACGCCGCTCCATGGTGATGACCGACGACGAGAAGAAGATGACCGCCTATCACGAGGCGGGCCACGCGCTCGTCTCGCTGAACGAGCCGGCGTCGGACCCGATCCACAAGGCGACGATCATCCCGCGCGGCCGCGCGCTGGGCATGGTGATGCGCCTGCCCGAGCGGGACAATTACTCGTACCACCGCGACAAGATGCATGCTGACCTCGCCGTGGCGATGGGTGGCCGCGTGGCGGAAGAGCTGATCTTCGGGCACGACAAGGTGTCGAGTGGGGCCAGCTCCGACATCCAGTACGCCACCTCGCTGGCGCGCAACATGGTCACCAAGTGGGGCATGTCCGACAAGCTCGGCCCGCTCCAGTACGAGGAACAGCAGGAAGGCTATCTCGGCATGGGCCAGTCGGCGCGCACGATGGGCTCTGCCGAAACCAACAAGCTGATCGACGCGGAAATCCGCGCACTGGTCGAAGGGGCGCACAAGCGTGCGACCCAGATTCTGACTGACAAGGAAGACCAACTGCACCTTCTGGCGCAGTCGATGCTCGAATTCGAGACGCTGACCGGCGAGGAGATCAACCAGCTTCTGCAGGACGGCAAACTCGACCGACCCGACGAGCCCAAGGGCCCGACCAAGCCGCGCAGCGTCGGCGGATCGGCGGTGCCCAAGGCGGGCAAGCGCTTCGGCGGAGAAGGCGGGGCCGCTCCGCAGGGCGCGTAA
- a CDS encoding ParA family protein, whose amino-acid sequence MAVIAVYSMKGGVGKTTMAVDLAWRFSQTGGHETLLYDLDPQGGAGFLLGHEERKVQKAISAFHHARAPRDLIEPTRYDRLSLIGADQSLRDLPVQLARIGAKKRLAQMLSFMKGEYPRIVLDCPPMINEVSEQIMEAADLIVVPLPASPLAARAFGFIRAELAKRPGHPPVLPVLSMYDQRRKLHRWVRENAGANWPVVPASSHVEQVAVRREPIAAFANWSPAAKGLEHLHHALEAKLDQMGLGGTPPGGGQRALPGPQSRAHAAPQAEDSRVVPIRSATSAERRDAPGTMHAPRRASEGLTRRAFSF is encoded by the coding sequence ATGGCCGTCATCGCCGTCTACAGCATGAAGGGTGGAGTCGGGAAAACGACCATGGCGGTGGACCTCGCCTGGCGCTTCTCGCAGACCGGTGGCCACGAGACCCTGCTCTACGATCTCGATCCGCAGGGCGGAGCGGGTTTCCTGCTGGGCCATGAAGAGCGCAAGGTGCAGAAGGCGATCTCCGCCTTCCACCACGCCCGCGCCCCGCGCGACCTGATCGAGCCGACCCGATACGACCGCCTCTCGCTGATCGGGGCCGACCAGAGCCTGCGCGATCTCCCCGTGCAGCTGGCCCGCATCGGCGCGAAGAAGCGGCTGGCGCAGATGCTGTCGTTCATGAAGGGCGAGTATCCGCGCATCGTGCTCGACTGCCCCCCGATGATCAACGAGGTGAGCGAGCAGATCATGGAAGCCGCCGACCTGATCGTGGTCCCGCTGCCCGCCTCCCCGCTCGCCGCGCGCGCGTTCGGCTTTATTCGCGCGGAACTGGCGAAGCGCCCGGGCCATCCGCCGGTGCTGCCCGTGCTTTCGATGTACGACCAGCGGCGCAAGCTGCACCGCTGGGTGCGCGAGAATGCGGGTGCCAACTGGCCCGTCGTTCCCGCGAGCAGCCATGTCGAGCAGGTCGCGGTGCGCCGCGAGCCAATCGCCGCCTTTGCCAACTGGTCGCCTGCCGCCAAGGGGCTCGAGCATCTGCACCATGCGCTCGAGGCGAAGCTCGATCAGATGGGCCTTGGCGGGACGCCGCCGGGCGGTGGCCAGCGCGCGCTTCCCGGCCCGCAGAGTCGCGCGCATGCTGCGCCCCAGGCCGAGGATTCGCGCGTTGTGCCGATCCGCAGCGCAACCTCTGCCGAGCGGCGCGATGCGCCCGGCACGATGCACGCCCCCCGCCGCGCGTCCGAGGGGCTCACCCGCCGCGCCTTCAGCTTCTGA
- a CDS encoding TonB-dependent siderophore receptor, producing the protein MTVRNSLPAFVIATALATPAFAQDTQSQDDSEIVVTAQRANASAVENGGSAGVLGDKPAEDLPFAVRTYDESLILNQQPLSLGEVLQNDPTIRTSYGYGNASELFVIRGFPLFSDDIGLNGLYGITPRQLVAPELLGGVEVLNGASAFLNGAAPGGSGLGGSVNLRLKRADEDLTRVTAGFRESSRFGASVDVARRFGTADQFGVRVNGAYRDGETAVDGEDRRTQVLGAGFDYDGGNLRATLDLAYQDIRVDNLRPKVTIASGAIPAVPDADVNYAQDYTYTDLTEIFGVASVEYDVAPNATLYAKGGAREGDEAGMYGGIKVTDAVTGDGDSGFHSNIPFKASNQALEAGLRVRLGSAITQEINFGGNIAWQEDRTAYDFFSAFPTNLYDPVQVSPQPTAFAAGDLDDPLVKASRRLMSAFASDTFGFLDDRVLLTGGLRLQSIRQKSFAYSDGALESQDDEDAITPIVGLVVKPVAGLSLYANRIEALQPGPSAPPDPSLVTNPGETLAPRTSIQYEVGGKLAFGGLFATLAAYQIERPGEGILPSGEFGYLGDQRHRGIEFTLNGDITRGLRIISGLAYINAELDGGDTVPGVPEFTANADVEWDLPFAPGVTLTGRALYTGEQYVDAANTLEIDSWAVFDLGARYVFAAGDVPVTLRLAVENVGNEAYWASAFDTFSNALLQGRPRTVRASISADF; encoded by the coding sequence ATGACCGTGCGTAACAGCCTGCCCGCCTTTGTCATCGCGACCGCGCTCGCGACTCCTGCCTTTGCGCAGGACACACAATCGCAGGATGACAGCGAGATCGTCGTCACCGCCCAGCGGGCGAATGCCAGCGCGGTGGAAAATGGCGGCAGCGCGGGCGTGCTGGGCGACAAGCCCGCCGAAGACCTGCCCTTCGCGGTGCGCACCTATGACGAGAGCCTGATCCTCAACCAGCAGCCGCTCTCGCTGGGCGAGGTGCTGCAGAACGATCCGACGATCCGCACCTCCTACGGCTATGGCAATGCCTCGGAACTGTTCGTCATTCGCGGCTTCCCGCTGTTTAGCGACGATATCGGCCTCAACGGCCTCTACGGCATCACCCCGCGCCAGCTGGTCGCGCCCGAACTGCTTGGCGGAGTCGAAGTGCTCAATGGCGCGAGTGCCTTCCTCAACGGCGCTGCCCCGGGCGGATCGGGCCTCGGCGGCAGCGTGAACCTGCGCCTCAAGCGGGCGGACGAAGACCTCACCCGTGTCACCGCCGGTTTCCGCGAAAGCTCGCGCTTCGGTGCCAGCGTCGACGTCGCCCGCCGCTTCGGCACTGCGGACCAGTTCGGCGTGCGCGTGAACGGCGCATATCGCGATGGCGAGACTGCCGTCGATGGAGAGGATCGCCGCACGCAGGTACTGGGCGCCGGGTTCGATTACGACGGCGGCAATCTGCGCGCCACGCTCGACCTCGCCTACCAAGACATCCGGGTCGACAATCTGCGCCCCAAGGTGACCATCGCCAGCGGCGCGATCCCCGCCGTGCCCGATGCCGATGTCAACTACGCGCAGGACTATACCTATACCGATCTCACGGAGATCTTCGGCGTCGCCAGCGTGGAATACGACGTCGCACCCAACGCCACGCTCTACGCCAAGGGCGGCGCGCGCGAGGGGGACGAAGCAGGGATGTACGGCGGCATTAAGGTGACCGACGCGGTTACCGGCGACGGCGACAGCGGCTTCCATTCCAACATCCCGTTCAAGGCGAGCAATCAGGCGCTCGAGGCGGGTCTGCGCGTGCGACTGGGCAGCGCGATCACGCAGGAAATCAACTTCGGCGGCAACATCGCGTGGCAGGAAGATCGCACGGCTTACGATTTCTTCTCCGCCTTCCCGACCAATCTCTACGATCCGGTCCAGGTCTCGCCCCAGCCGACCGCCTTTGCCGCTGGCGATCTGGACGATCCTCTCGTCAAGGCGAGCCGCCGCCTGATGAGTGCCTTCGCCTCCGACACCTTCGGCTTCCTCGACGATCGCGTCCTGCTGACCGGCGGCCTGCGCCTCCAGTCGATCCGGCAGAAGAGTTTCGCCTATTCCGACGGGGCGCTGGAGAGTCAGGATGACGAAGATGCGATCACGCCGATCGTAGGCTTGGTGGTGAAGCCCGTCGCGGGCCTCTCGCTCTACGCCAACCGGATCGAAGCGCTGCAACCCGGGCCGAGCGCGCCGCCCGACCCCTCGCTGGTCACCAATCCGGGCGAAACGCTCGCCCCGCGCACCTCGATCCAGTACGAAGTGGGCGGCAAGCTCGCCTTTGGCGGCCTGTTCGCCACGCTCGCCGCCTACCAGATCGAGCGGCCCGGCGAAGGCATCCTGCCGAGCGGCGAGTTCGGCTATCTCGGCGACCAGCGGCACCGGGGCATCGAATTCACGCTCAACGGAGACATCACGCGCGGGCTGCGGATCATCTCCGGTCTCGCCTACATCAATGCCGAGCTGGACGGCGGCGACACGGTACCCGGCGTGCCCGAGTTCACCGCCAATGCCGATGTCGAGTGGGACCTTCCCTTCGCGCCGGGCGTGACCCTCACGGGCCGCGCGCTCTACACCGGCGAACAATATGTCGATGCGGCCAACACGCTGGAGATCGACAGCTGGGCAGTGTTCGACCTTGGCGCACGCTACGTCTTCGCGGCGGGCGATGTGCCGGTGACGCTCAGACTCGCGGTCGAGAATGTCGGCAATGAAGCCTATTGGGCCTCTGCCTTCGACACCTTCTCCAACGCGCTGCTGCAGGGCCGCCCGCGCACCGTGCGCGCGTCCATTTCGGCAGACTTCTGA
- a CDS encoding acyl-CoA dehydrogenase family protein, whose product MSAIDVPQPAFMDEEEIAVFADAVGKFYEKHAPESRVLKWRDDGQVDREFWREAGEAGLLGASVPEEYGGHGGDFRHEMVVIDQQGRHNVEGFAASLHNTIILPYLVRHGTEEQKKKYLPRLVSGDLVSAIGMTEPGVGSDLQSITTTALKDGNGYKINGAKTYISNGQIADFIIVVAKTDPNERAKGISLMLLETDGAEGFQRGKKLDKIGLDSQDTSELFFDDVFVPAENVLGGEEGKGFYQLMGELPQERLIIAMGAMSTIERALEETIAFTKERKAFGKAIWDFQNTQFTLADLKARATAGKVFVNHCIAQHLEGKLDVPTACMAKLWLTELQGEVVDKCLQLHGGSGYINDYPIARMFRDSRVSRIFGGSNEIMKMVIARSM is encoded by the coding sequence ATGTCAGCAATCGACGTACCGCAGCCCGCATTCATGGACGAGGAAGAGATCGCGGTGTTCGCCGACGCGGTCGGCAAGTTCTACGAAAAGCACGCGCCAGAATCCCGCGTTCTCAAATGGCGCGATGATGGCCAGGTCGATCGCGAATTCTGGCGCGAGGCGGGCGAGGCGGGTCTGCTCGGCGCGTCCGTGCCCGAGGAATACGGCGGACACGGTGGCGATTTCCGGCACGAGATGGTGGTGATCGACCAGCAGGGCCGACACAATGTCGAAGGCTTCGCCGCCAGCCTGCACAACACGATCATCCTGCCCTACCTCGTGCGCCACGGGACCGAAGAGCAGAAGAAGAAATACCTGCCGCGCCTCGTCTCCGGCGACCTCGTCAGCGCGATCGGGATGACCGAGCCGGGCGTGGGATCGGATCTGCAATCGATCACCACCACCGCGCTGAAGGATGGCAACGGCTACAAGATCAACGGGGCCAAGACCTATATCTCCAACGGGCAGATCGCCGACTTCATCATCGTCGTCGCCAAGACCGACCCGAACGAACGGGCCAAGGGCATCTCGCTGATGCTGCTCGAGACCGACGGGGCCGAGGGCTTCCAGCGGGGCAAGAAGCTCGACAAGATCGGGCTCGATTCGCAGGACACCAGCGAATTGTTCTTCGACGATGTGTTCGTGCCCGCGGAGAACGTGCTCGGCGGGGAGGAAGGCAAGGGCTTCTACCAGCTGATGGGCGAGCTGCCGCAGGAGCGCCTGATTATCGCAATGGGGGCAATGTCGACGATCGAGCGCGCGCTGGAGGAAACGATCGCCTTCACCAAGGAGCGCAAGGCCTTCGGCAAGGCGATCTGGGATTTCCAGAACACGCAGTTCACGCTTGCGGACCTGAAGGCCCGGGCCACGGCGGGCAAGGTCTTCGTCAATCACTGCATCGCGCAGCACCTGGAGGGCAAGCTGGATGTGCCGACCGCGTGCATGGCCAAGCTGTGGCTGACCGAACTGCAGGGCGAAGTGGTCGACAAGTGCCTGCAGCTGCATGGCGGATCGGGCTACATCAACGATTACCCCATCGCGCGCATGTTCCGCGACAGCCGCGTCAGCCGCATCTTCGGCGGATCGAACGAGATCATGAAGATGGTGATCGCCCGTAGCATGTAG
- a CDS encoding CaiB/BaiF CoA-transferase family protein: MAGPLAGLRIVEFAGIGPGPFCGMMLADHGAEVIRIDRASGGRGGSQPISNKDILARGRKSIALNLKDEQGIALARKLCASADGLIEGFRPGVMERLGLGPDVLLADNPKLIYGRMTGWGQAGPYAAYAGHDINYIALAGALAHFGRAGGRPTPPINMVGDFGGGGMMLAFGMVSALLNVARGGEGQVIDAAMTDGTAVLMSMIHGMANQGVWRDDLGANLLDTGAHFYDVYETADGKFVSIGSIEPQFYAELRARLGLAEDPDFDAQMNPAQWPALKDRLAAIFKSKTRAEWDEALEHTDVCYAPVLTMSEAREHPHMAARETFIDVADSPQPAPAPRYSGTATATPSPAPMPGDDSDAILAGLGVEDDEVARLREAGIVS; the protein is encoded by the coding sequence ATGGCGGGCCCGCTCGCAGGGCTGCGCATCGTCGAATTCGCAGGCATCGGGCCGGGCCCGTTCTGCGGCATGATGCTGGCCGACCACGGCGCCGAGGTGATCCGGATCGACCGCGCGAGCGGCGGGCGCGGCGGTTCGCAGCCGATCTCCAACAAGGATATCCTCGCGCGCGGGCGCAAGTCGATCGCGCTCAACCTGAAGGACGAACAGGGCATCGCGCTCGCGCGCAAGCTGTGCGCCAGCGCCGATGGCCTGATCGAGGGTTTCCGGCCCGGGGTGATGGAGCGGCTCGGGCTGGGGCCAGACGTGCTGCTCGCCGACAATCCCAAGCTCATTTACGGCCGGATGACCGGGTGGGGCCAGGCCGGCCCTTATGCGGCCTATGCCGGGCACGACATCAACTACATCGCGCTTGCCGGGGCGCTCGCCCATTTCGGGCGCGCGGGGGGCAGGCCCACGCCGCCGATCAACATGGTCGGCGATTTCGGGGGTGGCGGGATGATGCTCGCCTTCGGAATGGTCTCGGCGCTGCTCAATGTCGCGCGGGGCGGCGAAGGGCAGGTGATCGACGCCGCGATGACCGATGGCACGGCGGTGCTGATGAGCATGATCCACGGCATGGCCAACCAGGGCGTGTGGCGCGACGATCTGGGGGCCAACCTGCTCGATACGGGCGCGCATTTCTACGATGTCTACGAGACTGCGGACGGCAAGTTCGTCAGCATCGGCAGCATCGAGCCGCAATTCTATGCCGAGCTGCGCGCACGGCTGGGCCTCGCGGAAGACCCGGACTTCGACGCGCAGATGAACCCGGCGCAGTGGCCCGCGCTCAAGGACAGGCTCGCCGCGATCTTCAAGAGCAAGACCCGCGCCGAGTGGGACGAGGCTCTGGAACATACAGATGTCTGCTACGCCCCCGTGCTGACCATGAGCGAGGCGCGCGAGCATCCGCACATGGCTGCGCGCGAGACATTCATCGATGTCGCCGACAGCCCGCAGCCTGCGCCAGCGCCGCGCTATTCAGGCACGGCAACCGCAACGCCTTCGCCCGCGCCGATGCCGGGCGACGATAGCGACGCGATCCTGGCCGGGCTCGGCGTGGAGGACGACGAGGTCGCCCGGCTGCGCGAGGCAGGGATCGTTTCCTGA